In one Rhodococcus sp. B50 genomic region, the following are encoded:
- a CDS encoding aromatic ring-hydroxylating oxygenase subunit alpha, protein MQREDKIELTERLIAHVDNNSTDYADGMLHVPFTVFNDPELADRERDVVRRFPHIVAHIDELKNTGDFITTELIGTPLLVIRQSDGSVKAFSNVCRHRGAKVEFAEAGCKRVFSCPYHNWAYGRDGALRGMPHAEGFEGLDRSQYGLVEFPCEVRHGLVWVVPTVGAQLDIAKVLGEKHDAEVADTGIASSFQVRKETWKLDMNWKIAVDGVQDSYHLCQLHTKTVCNFLEGNITAFDLVDRSWRIVVARKSITEVRDADPDSFDVRDYSLANYTIYPGTMLVTEPNHFEIWTIVPDVDDPNVSYCTIRLLSPTEPTTPREQRILDKNWELLMETLHAEDWFVTKTITDNVAHGQVEELIYGRNELPGQVFHKMITRDAAAVAEERRAAKAGSTP, encoded by the coding sequence ATGCAGCGCGAAGACAAGATCGAACTCACCGAGCGCCTGATCGCGCACGTCGACAACAACTCCACCGACTACGCGGACGGCATGCTCCATGTGCCGTTCACGGTGTTCAACGATCCCGAACTCGCCGATCGTGAACGTGATGTGGTCCGTCGCTTTCCGCACATCGTGGCCCATATCGATGAGCTGAAGAACACCGGGGACTTCATCACCACCGAGCTCATCGGCACTCCACTGCTGGTGATCCGGCAGTCCGACGGCAGCGTCAAGGCTTTCTCCAACGTGTGCCGCCATCGAGGCGCCAAAGTCGAATTCGCCGAAGCCGGATGCAAACGCGTCTTCAGCTGTCCCTATCACAACTGGGCGTACGGTCGCGACGGCGCGCTACGGGGCATGCCGCACGCCGAGGGATTCGAGGGTTTGGATCGCTCGCAGTACGGATTGGTCGAGTTCCCATGCGAGGTACGGCACGGGTTGGTCTGGGTCGTGCCCACGGTCGGCGCACAACTGGACATCGCGAAGGTTCTGGGAGAAAAGCACGACGCCGAGGTCGCCGATACCGGAATCGCTTCCTCGTTCCAGGTCCGCAAAGAGACGTGGAAACTCGACATGAACTGGAAGATCGCCGTGGACGGGGTGCAGGACTCCTACCACCTGTGCCAGCTGCACACGAAGACGGTGTGCAACTTTCTGGAAGGGAACATCACGGCTTTCGACCTCGTCGACCGGTCGTGGCGGATCGTCGTGGCGCGTAAGTCGATCACCGAAGTGCGCGACGCGGACCCGGATTCGTTCGATGTGCGCGACTATTCCCTGGCGAACTACACGATCTACCCGGGGACGATGCTGGTCACCGAACCCAATCACTTCGAGATCTGGACCATCGTCCCCGACGTCGACGATCCCAATGTCTCGTACTGCACCATCCGGTTGCTGTCACCGACCGAGCCCACCACGCCCCGAGAACAGCGGATCCTCGACAAGAACTGGGAACTGCTCATGGAGACCCTGCACGCCGAGGACTGGTTCGTCACCAAGACGATCACCGACAACGTCGCACACGGCCAGGTCGAGGAACTCATATACGGACGAAACGAGTTGCCGGGACAGGTATTCCACAAGATGATCACGCGTGACGCCGCTGCCGTCGCGGAAGAGCGCCGCGCAGCGAAGGCGGGTTCGACACCGTGA
- a CDS encoding TetR/AcrR family transcriptional regulator → MAQKTETETADVGTAILIAAELCFEQFGITKTTMADVARAANMSRATVYRYFSDRNSLIMASIVRRARLNMDTARHRIRQHPTFADRITEGICANVRRGLRDPMVHLLVSPAEATLATNLLSTSGRAVELTRELWEPILIEAQQAGEMRADVDLDLLCEWISELEMTYISSLGAGVGSLDHLRTKLLSFFVPSLLPRI, encoded by the coding sequence GTGGCACAGAAGACCGAAACCGAGACCGCGGACGTCGGCACGGCGATCCTCATCGCCGCCGAACTGTGCTTCGAACAGTTCGGTATCACCAAGACCACCATGGCCGACGTCGCACGGGCTGCGAACATGTCGCGCGCGACGGTGTACCGCTATTTCTCCGATCGAAACTCGCTCATCATGGCGTCGATCGTCCGTCGAGCACGACTCAACATGGACACCGCCCGCCACCGCATCCGGCAGCATCCGACCTTCGCCGACCGCATCACCGAAGGCATCTGCGCGAACGTCCGGCGAGGACTGCGCGATCCCATGGTGCATCTGCTGGTCTCCCCCGCCGAAGCCACGCTCGCCACCAATCTGCTCTCCACCTCCGGCAGAGCCGTCGAACTCACCCGAGAACTATGGGAACCGATCCTCATCGAGGCCCAACAAGCCGGAGAGATGCGCGCCGACGTGGACCTGGACCTGCTGTGTGAGTGGATCTCCGAACTCGAAATGACCTACATCAGCTCGCTCGGAGCCGGCGTGGGGTCGCTCGACCACCTGCGAACGAAGCTCCTCTCATTTTTCGTCCCGTCCCTGCTACCTCGCATATGA
- a CDS encoding SRPBCC family protein yields the protein MSTITEAIDVDVPIRVAYNQWTQFESFPHFMEGVREIRQLDDTHVHWVIDIAGQVREFDATITEQHPDERVAWTSDSGPNHAGVITFHRLDDEKTRVTAQMDVDPEGFVENAADKLGVLGNRIKNDMRKFKEFIEQRGHETGGWRGDVDRPTP from the coding sequence ATGAGCACAATCACAGAAGCCATCGATGTCGATGTACCGATCCGGGTCGCGTACAACCAGTGGACGCAGTTCGAATCGTTTCCTCATTTCATGGAAGGGGTGCGAGAGATCCGGCAACTCGACGACACGCATGTTCATTGGGTCATCGATATCGCAGGTCAGGTCCGCGAGTTCGATGCCACCATCACCGAGCAACATCCGGACGAGCGGGTGGCCTGGACCTCCGACTCGGGACCCAACCACGCGGGAGTGATCACGTTCCATCGCCTCGATGACGAGAAGACCCGAGTGACAGCCCAAATGGATGTCGACCCCGAGGGATTCGTCGAGAATGCAGCCGACAAACTCGGTGTTCTCGGCAACCGGATCAAGAACGACATGAGGAAGTTCAAAGAGTTCATCGAGCAGCGCGGGCACGAGACCGGTGGGTGGCGCGGGGACGTGGACCGACCCACCCCTTGA
- a CDS encoding patatin-like phospholipase family protein, whose translation MTTAFVFGGGAGLGAVEVGMLYALTERGIHPDLMIGTSAGALNAAYLAGRGTGIPALDDLAAIWRSLRRQDVFPLDPVRQLLAAAGVRPSLCSDRNLKRLIESHLSYRDLEDAAIPVHLVATDLLTGREVLLSTGEAVSAVLASAAVPGVLPSVQREGLNLVDGGIADDAALSQAVALGADDVWVLPAGYACALQHPPTTALANAVQALTLLTHQRLLLEVADFSARVELHVLPPLCPVSVSPIDFSHAGELIERAHRATQAWIAAGGDRRPHPERILSLHNHRPRLGEPDASSGRIPGRGSDPMGRQRGYVTPAASCRVWPSRERGTRSS comes from the coding sequence ATGACCACCGCTTTCGTTTTCGGTGGAGGGGCCGGTCTCGGTGCCGTGGAGGTCGGCATGCTCTATGCGCTCACCGAAAGAGGCATACATCCCGACCTGATGATCGGCACGTCGGCCGGAGCTCTCAACGCCGCGTACCTCGCCGGTCGTGGCACCGGTATCCCGGCTTTGGACGACCTGGCGGCGATCTGGCGGAGTCTGCGCCGGCAGGACGTCTTCCCGCTCGATCCGGTGCGTCAACTCCTGGCCGCGGCCGGGGTCCGCCCCTCGCTGTGTTCCGACCGGAATCTGAAGCGGCTCATCGAGTCTCACCTGTCCTATCGCGACCTCGAAGACGCGGCGATCCCCGTGCACCTCGTGGCCACCGACCTGCTCACCGGCCGGGAGGTCCTGCTCTCGACCGGTGAGGCCGTCAGCGCCGTGCTGGCCAGTGCTGCCGTCCCCGGTGTGCTGCCCTCCGTGCAACGGGAGGGACTGAACCTGGTCGATGGGGGTATCGCCGACGATGCTGCTCTCTCCCAAGCCGTCGCCCTGGGTGCCGACGACGTGTGGGTGCTGCCCGCCGGCTACGCCTGCGCCCTGCAACATCCACCGACCACCGCGCTGGCGAATGCGGTGCAGGCTCTGACGCTGCTCACTCACCAACGCTTGCTGCTCGAGGTCGCCGACTTCTCCGCACGGGTCGAGCTGCACGTGCTACCACCGCTGTGCCCGGTGTCCGTGTCGCCGATCGACTTCAGCCATGCCGGCGAGTTGATCGAGCGGGCCCATCGGGCGACGCAAGCCTGGATTGCCGCCGGGGGAGATCGGCGGCCCCACCCCGAACGTATTCTGTCCCTGCACAATCACCGGCCCCGGCTCGGGGAGCCGGACGCGTCGAGCGGTCGCATTCCCGGCCGCGGTTCCGATCCGATGGGTCGACAGCGCGGATACGTGACGCCTGCGGCATCGTGTCGGGTGTGGCCTTCTCGGGAGAGGGGTACGCGATCGTCATGA
- a CDS encoding helix-turn-helix transcriptional regulator: MSTSRSAAPAALAALSNLDDPLRRRLFEYVCESEEPVSREQVASALDIGRTLAAYHLDKLADAGLVTVDYQRPAGRSGPGAGRPAKFYTRTTTEMTVSVPPRDYELLARLLVTSVEQDTDGAVRATVNEAARDAGRRAVAASGGDLLKALHGCGYLPRADADGDIDLRNCPFHLVARDHLDVVCGLNLRLVEGLIAGSSEPHAHAELNPRPDRCCVVIHKAPAGTRNTPNR; encoded by the coding sequence ATGTCCACTTCCCGGTCCGCTGCACCGGCGGCGCTGGCGGCGTTGAGCAACCTCGACGATCCGTTGCGGCGCAGGCTGTTCGAGTATGTGTGCGAGAGCGAGGAACCGGTCTCGCGGGAGCAGGTGGCGAGCGCACTCGATATCGGCCGAACCCTGGCGGCCTATCATCTGGACAAGCTTGCCGATGCCGGCTTGGTGACGGTCGATTACCAGCGGCCCGCGGGGCGCAGCGGACCCGGCGCTGGACGGCCTGCGAAGTTCTACACCAGGACGACGACGGAAATGACCGTCAGTGTTCCGCCGCGCGACTACGAACTGCTCGCCCGATTACTCGTCACTTCGGTCGAACAGGACACCGACGGAGCGGTGCGAGCGACGGTGAACGAGGCTGCACGCGACGCCGGGCGGCGAGCCGTCGCCGCCTCGGGTGGTGATCTCCTGAAGGCGCTGCACGGCTGCGGATATCTGCCCCGGGCCGACGCCGACGGCGATATCGATCTGCGTAACTGTCCCTTCCACCTCGTCGCCCGAGACCATCTGGATGTGGTGTGCGGGTTGAATCTGCGTCTGGTCGAGGGCCTGATCGCCGGTAGCAGCGAACCCCATGCGCATGCCGAACTGAACCCGAGACCGGACCGGTGCTGCGTGGTGATCCACAAGGCACCGGCCGGCACGAGGAATACGCCGAACAGGTAA
- a CDS encoding MFS transporter: protein MTGNISVSAERYRVWPLYAAGFTTAFGAHSIAANLGAEGSDLHTSLLYLGVLLALYDGAEVVLKPIFGTLADRIGVRPVLIGGLVGFCVASTIFVIIDESAWLWLARLGQGAAASAFSPAAGALVARMNPVAAHGRAYGTYGFYKSLGYTLGPLLGGALVWSGGLITLFAALAVLSAFVALWASVVVPALAPLPKSRQTLVDLARRLAEGAFLRPTLALALATAALSVGVGFLPVSGAAAGLGPIMTGAAVSVPAACAAIAQPRAGRALDSGRLRSDIGLATGLVLTATGLACALIPGIVGVLAAAVGIGVGTGMITPIGFASLAASTPENRIGQTMGAAELGRELGDAGGPLLVASVAATVTLTAGYAALAALTIVAPAAMLTRHRQHPPPA, encoded by the coding sequence ATGACCGGAAACATCTCCGTGTCCGCGGAGCGATATCGGGTGTGGCCGCTGTACGCCGCGGGATTCACCACGGCCTTCGGCGCGCACAGCATCGCCGCCAACCTCGGCGCCGAAGGGTCGGACCTGCACACCTCGCTGCTGTATCTCGGTGTGCTGCTGGCCCTGTACGACGGCGCCGAGGTCGTCCTCAAGCCGATCTTCGGCACCCTCGCCGACCGCATCGGGGTGCGCCCCGTACTCATCGGCGGCCTGGTCGGATTCTGCGTCGCCTCCACAATTTTCGTGATCATCGACGAGTCCGCATGGCTTTGGCTCGCGCGCCTGGGCCAAGGCGCAGCCGCATCCGCCTTCTCCCCTGCCGCCGGCGCACTCGTCGCCAGGATGAATCCGGTCGCCGCGCACGGTCGGGCCTACGGTACCTACGGCTTCTACAAGAGTCTCGGCTACACCCTCGGTCCGCTCCTCGGCGGCGCCCTCGTCTGGTCGGGCGGCCTGATCACCTTGTTCGCCGCGCTTGCCGTCCTGTCCGCATTCGTGGCCCTGTGGGCCTCGGTCGTCGTGCCCGCCCTGGCGCCACTTCCGAAATCCCGGCAGACGCTCGTCGACCTGGCGCGCCGACTGGCCGAAGGCGCCTTCCTGCGCCCGACGCTGGCCTTGGCGCTGGCCACCGCCGCGCTGTCCGTCGGTGTCGGATTCCTACCCGTCTCCGGTGCTGCCGCCGGGCTCGGCCCGATCATGACCGGCGCTGCAGTCTCCGTTCCGGCCGCGTGCGCCGCGATCGCGCAACCCCGCGCCGGGCGCGCCCTCGACTCCGGTCGTCTCCGCTCGGATATCGGTCTGGCTACCGGACTCGTACTCACCGCGACCGGGCTTGCGTGCGCTCTGATCCCGGGCATCGTCGGAGTGCTTGCGGCCGCGGTCGGTATCGGGGTCGGCACCGGGATGATCACCCCGATCGGCTTCGCCTCCCTGGCGGCTTCGACCCCCGAGAACCGCATCGGCCAGACGATGGGCGCAGCGGAACTCGGTCGCGAACTCGGCGACGCCGGCGGGCCCCTGCTGGTCGCGAGTGTTGCCGCTACCGTGACCCTGACCGCGGGATATGCCGCACTCGCTGCACTCACCATTGTTGCGCCGGCCGCCATGCTCACTCGCCACCGACAACACCCGCCACCGGCGTGA
- a CDS encoding lipopolysaccharide assembly protein LapA domain-containing protein produces the protein MTTSPRGPGDSNSDFSPSARRNDVPVPPSGTTPDPDATAELHPDLARRKGIRGTRTGALWTALIVGVLILLLLLVFILQNLDSITLELFGWDFSLPLGVALLFAAIAGAAIVGIAGGLRILQLRHAANRQRTLGAGR, from the coding sequence ATGACAACCAGCCCGAGAGGCCCAGGCGATTCGAATTCCGACTTCTCGCCTTCCGCGCGGCGTAACGACGTTCCGGTTCCCCCATCGGGCACGACACCGGATCCGGACGCGACCGCCGAACTGCATCCCGACCTCGCTCGGCGGAAAGGCATCAGGGGCACCCGTACCGGGGCGCTGTGGACCGCTTTGATCGTCGGTGTCCTGATTCTGCTGTTGCTGTTGGTGTTCATCCTGCAGAATCTCGACAGCATCACCCTCGAACTCTTCGGGTGGGACTTCTCGTTGCCGCTGGGTGTGGCACTGCTGTTTGCTGCGATCGCCGGAGCGGCGATAGTCGGAATCGCCGGGGGCCTGCGGATCTTGCAGCTCCGCCACGCCGCCAACCGGCAACGCACGCTCGGCGCCGGTCGATGA
- a CDS encoding flavin-containing monooxygenase, with product MAFTLPDSKLPLDLDFDPHLLRERFEVDKNKRIRPDTLAQFQGLSDVLELDDRDPFVEPINREPVTEELDALVLGGGFGGLTAGAYLTQNDITNFRIVEYGGDFGGTWYWNRYPGVQCDIESHIYMPLLEETGYVPSQRYADGSEIFEHPQRIGRHYGLYDRTYFQTRATKATWDEEEQRWEVTTDRGDRFLTRFLLRSNGALTKPQLPKVPGIGDFEGKIFHTSRWDYEYTGGSPAGNLENLRDKRVAVVGTGATGVQVVPYLAADAQELVVVQRTPSVVQPRNNRKTDPAWAASLKPGWQYERHDNFNGIISGHEVEGNHVDDGWTHLFPALQGQHLIDTRISELSAADQAVVAEIADMQLLMSAHRRIDSIVTDPAVADGLKPWFGYMCKRPCFNDEYLDAFNRENVTLAAAPTGIDGITVDGIVVGGKHYEVDCIVFATGFETGSGPAGIYGYDVLGRDGRSMQEYFSDGAKTMHGFFTHGFPNFVELGMSQTAYYVNFVYMLDRKARHAARLIRHVLDTGIGSFEPTTEAESSWVAKVRQSNEPRVAYWAACTPGYYNGQGDVSKAVFNEVYNSSEIDFWNMIEGWWEAREFEGLTFEPSRSVVPVEVQA from the coding sequence ATGGCGTTCACACTCCCCGACTCGAAGCTCCCCCTCGACCTCGACTTCGATCCGCACCTTCTGCGTGAGCGCTTCGAAGTGGACAAGAACAAGCGAATCCGGCCCGATACTCTCGCCCAGTTCCAGGGACTCTCCGACGTGCTCGAGCTCGACGATCGAGACCCCTTCGTCGAGCCGATCAACCGCGAGCCCGTGACAGAGGAACTCGACGCCCTCGTTCTCGGCGGCGGCTTCGGTGGCCTCACCGCCGGCGCCTATCTCACCCAGAACGACATCACGAACTTCCGCATCGTCGAGTACGGCGGCGACTTCGGCGGCACCTGGTATTGGAACCGCTATCCGGGCGTGCAGTGCGACATCGAATCGCACATCTACATGCCCCTCCTCGAGGAAACGGGATACGTCCCCAGCCAGCGCTATGCCGACGGCTCCGAGATCTTCGAGCATCCCCAGCGCATCGGGCGCCACTACGGCCTCTACGACCGGACCTACTTCCAGACCCGCGCCACGAAGGCCACCTGGGATGAGGAAGAGCAACGCTGGGAGGTGACCACCGATCGCGGAGACCGCTTCCTGACCAGGTTCCTCCTGCGCTCCAACGGCGCACTGACCAAGCCGCAACTTCCCAAGGTCCCCGGCATCGGCGACTTCGAGGGCAAGATCTTCCACACCAGCCGCTGGGACTACGAGTACACCGGTGGATCACCCGCCGGGAACCTCGAGAACCTGCGCGACAAGCGCGTCGCCGTCGTCGGCACCGGCGCCACCGGCGTCCAGGTCGTCCCCTACCTCGCTGCCGACGCGCAGGAACTCGTCGTGGTCCAACGGACCCCGAGCGTCGTGCAGCCCCGCAACAATCGGAAGACCGACCCTGCCTGGGCCGCGTCGCTGAAGCCGGGGTGGCAGTACGAGCGGCACGACAACTTCAACGGAATCATCTCCGGCCATGAGGTCGAGGGCAACCACGTCGACGACGGCTGGACGCATCTCTTCCCGGCCCTGCAGGGGCAGCATCTGATCGATACGCGCATCTCGGAACTCTCCGCCGCCGACCAGGCCGTCGTCGCCGAGATCGCCGACATGCAGTTGCTCATGAGCGCACACCGACGGATCGACTCGATCGTGACCGACCCCGCCGTCGCCGACGGGCTGAAGCCGTGGTTCGGATACATGTGCAAGCGACCCTGCTTCAACGACGAATACCTCGACGCCTTCAACCGCGAGAACGTGACGCTGGCGGCCGCACCGACGGGTATCGACGGCATCACGGTCGACGGCATCGTCGTCGGAGGCAAGCACTACGAAGTCGACTGCATCGTGTTCGCTACCGGATTCGAGACCGGGTCCGGACCCGCCGGAATCTACGGCTACGACGTCCTCGGACGCGATGGCCGGTCGATGCAGGAGTACTTCTCCGACGGCGCCAAAACCATGCACGGCTTCTTCACACACGGTTTCCCGAACTTCGTCGAGCTGGGCATGAGCCAGACCGCATACTACGTCAACTTCGTGTACATGCTCGACCGGAAGGCGCGGCACGCAGCGCGGCTGATCCGGCACGTGCTGGACACCGGGATCGGCTCGTTCGAACCCACCACGGAGGCCGAGTCGTCGTGGGTCGCCAAAGTCCGTCAGTCGAACGAGCCGCGAGTCGCGTACTGGGCGGCGTGCACGCCCGGCTACTACAACGGCCAGGGCGACGTGTCGAAGGCCGTGTTCAACGAGGTCTACAACTCGAGCGAGATCGATTTCTGGAACATGATCGAGGGTTGGTGGGAGGCCCGTGAGTTCGAAGGCCTGACGTTCGAACCGTCTCGCTCGGTCGTTCCCGTCGAGGTCCAGGCCTGA
- a CDS encoding dihydrofolate reductase family protein encodes MGKVVMYASVSVDGFIADENDRPGKLFDWLTSGDVPLDDSGFVKVSRTSYEYIRPYWDEIGVTIVGRHVFDMTGGWDGEPPSGVDHVVVVTHRPMPEGWDPETPFRFVDGVEAAVVQAQELAADRIVELAAGDVGGQVLAAGFVDEVRMDVVPVVFGSGKRYFGSMHAQHLLEDPDVVIRGNRVLHLRYRVRRR; translated from the coding sequence GTGGGCAAAGTGGTCATGTACGCCTCGGTATCGGTGGACGGCTTCATCGCGGACGAGAACGACCGGCCCGGAAAGCTTTTCGACTGGCTGACCAGTGGCGACGTCCCATTGGACGACAGTGGCTTCGTGAAGGTGTCCCGGACGTCCTACGAGTACATCCGGCCGTACTGGGACGAGATCGGGGTGACGATCGTCGGCCGACACGTCTTCGACATGACGGGCGGCTGGGACGGGGAGCCTCCGAGCGGGGTCGACCACGTGGTCGTCGTGACGCACCGGCCGATGCCCGAAGGGTGGGATCCGGAGACGCCGTTCCGTTTCGTGGACGGCGTCGAGGCAGCGGTGGTCCAGGCGCAGGAGCTCGCGGCTGACCGCATCGTCGAGCTCGCTGCCGGCGACGTCGGGGGACAGGTCCTGGCTGCGGGCTTCGTCGACGAGGTGCGCATGGATGTCGTACCCGTCGTATTCGGTTCGGGTAAACGCTACTTCGGGTCGATGCACGCACAGCACCTGCTGGAGGATCCCGACGTGGTGATTCGGGGCAACAGAGTGCTCCACCTGCGCTATCGGGTGCGCCGCCGATAG